A region from the Sebastes umbrosus isolate fSebUmb1 chromosome 18, fSebUmb1.pri, whole genome shotgun sequence genome encodes:
- the rhov gene encoding rho-related GTP-binding protein RhoV: MPPNMDYFYHESRVPSACGLTREDELEPGLISCMLVGDGAVGKTSMIVSYTSNGYPTEYQQTGFDVFSGHVQVEGSPVKVQLVDTAGQEEFDEFRALSYAHTDVFLLCFSMVNPTSFHNITKKWVPEIRAYNPSSPIVLVGTQSDLLLDVNVLINLDESHVKPIPSSRARSMAEKIRATDYMECSSLTQKNLKEAFDAAIFAAIKNKTRKTKKRRFSDRRTKAFSRCSWKKFFCFV; the protein is encoded by the exons ATGCCACCTAACATGGATTACTTCTACCACGAGTCCCGAGTGCCCTCTGCTTGCGGGCTGACCCGGGAGGACGAGCTGGAGCCCGGGCTGATCAGCTGCATGCTGGTCGGAGACGGAGCCGTCGGGAAGACCAGCATGATAGTCAGCTACACCTCCAATGGATACCCGACAGAGTACCAGCAGACCGGCTTTGATGTCTTCTCTG gtCACGTCCAAGTAGAAGGATCTCCAGTTAAAGTTCAGCTTGTGGACACTGCTGGACAG GAAGAGTTTGATGAATTCAGGGCTCTGTCCTACGCCCACACCGACGTCTTCCTCCTGTGCTTCAGCATGGTCAACCCCACCTCGTTCCACAACATCACCAAGAAGTGGGTCCCAGAGATCCGGGCGTACAACCCGTCCTCGCCCATCGTTCTCGTCGGCACCCAGTCGGACCTCTTGCTGGACGTGAACGTCCTCATCAACCTGGACGAATCTCACGTCAAGCCCATCCCGAGCTCCCGGGCCCGGAGCATGGCGGAGAAGATCCGAGCCACAGACTACATGGAGTGCTCGTCGCTCACGCAAAAGAACTTGAAAGAGGCGTTTGACGCGGCCATCTTTGCCGCCATTAAGAACAAAACCCGCAAAACCAAGAAGAGGAGGTTTTCCGACAGGCGCACTAAAGCGTTCTCCAGGTGCAGCTGGAAGAAGTTCTTCTGCTTCGTCTGA